From a region of the Paraburkholderia caribensis genome:
- a CDS encoding energy transducer TonB, protein MSSPAIDMKEPQRRLNGALWASSTPSHHGRISMRLAIGAALLIELLLIVGVSHVKFQQDPPPAPKEMRVQIAPPPPPPPPEVKKIEPPPAPEPQKTVPKQVQPKPLPVPKPPPAKPSAAPKEANIPAAANPAANAPALATAPPSATPAPATAATGTAPVAPPALHGVVDGRGHCQSVQPQIPRRALEQGISANVLAHLSINADGSVGEVKIVRVTPPTTVFNEAVIAAGRAYKCEKNAEPYVGEVEFSFKTTASDDD, encoded by the coding sequence ATGAGCTCACCCGCCATCGATATGAAAGAACCACAACGGCGGCTCAATGGCGCACTGTGGGCTTCGTCGACGCCGTCGCATCATGGCCGCATTTCGATGCGGCTCGCGATCGGCGCGGCGCTGCTGATCGAACTGTTGTTGATCGTTGGGGTATCGCACGTGAAGTTTCAGCAGGACCCGCCGCCTGCCCCGAAAGAAATGCGCGTGCAGATCGCTCCGCCCCCGCCGCCTCCGCCGCCCGAAGTGAAGAAGATCGAGCCGCCGCCCGCGCCCGAGCCGCAAAAGACCGTGCCGAAGCAGGTGCAGCCCAAGCCGCTGCCGGTGCCGAAGCCGCCGCCCGCGAAGCCGTCTGCCGCGCCGAAGGAGGCGAACATCCCGGCCGCTGCGAATCCCGCGGCGAATGCACCCGCGCTCGCGACCGCGCCGCCGTCGGCGACCCCCGCGCCTGCTACGGCGGCCACGGGAACGGCGCCCGTTGCGCCGCCCGCGCTGCATGGCGTGGTCGATGGACGCGGGCATTGCCAGTCGGTGCAGCCGCAGATTCCGCGTCGCGCGCTGGAGCAGGGCATTTCCGCGAACGTGCTTGCGCATTTGTCGATCAACGCGGACGGCAGCGTCGGCGAGGTGAAGATCGTGCGCGTTACGCCGCCAACCACGGTCTTCAACGAGGCGGTGATCGCCGCGGGCCGCGCCTACAAGTGCGAAAAGAACGCGGAGCCGTATGTCGGCGAAGTGGAGTTTTCGTTCAAGACGACGGCATCGGACGACGATTGA
- a CDS encoding TonB-dependent receptor plug domain-containing protein — MKQKRLVSAIRTIIGAELVLTAAFIPLAHAQSQPDSAAAPTAASAPAVSKLDKVEITGSLIRTSDKVGNVEVQTITPKEIQASGYTTVADFLRGTSANSASSWSQSTMNGTAPGGAGIALRGLSEKYTLVLVDGQRVANYAQAVNFTDTFFDVNSIPLNMVDHIEIVKTGAVSEYGSDAIAGVVNIITKKNFQGLQVDGQLGKAQHPGDGQGSFSVLAGFGDLNADRFNVTAAASYYRDSGSTLADRDMTKNQDFTQYPGGLKAPLGPNQQSYWGLPDGSTQALSPCPPGSSAANTAGASCTYNTAAATSLIPSTTRLNANVRGTFKINDETQAFADFWASRNETVQLMGPASISSTTNVFNPTTGSVAPLPRTVAGSNPFNPFGVDTPINLTFPNNVASADTVSTFWKASTGVKGSFTTQKLGDWDWSAEYGHSQSTVDTHYSNSLNVAGVENILGNGVYNFANPASTPNGLNGVFMDDYQQAISKLDSVTAKTSTGNLFTLPTGNVGFGIGSEFRHESSTINPRTFASEGIAAPANVQSVDGSRNVAAVFYQIEIPIIRNLTFTQAGRYDHYSDFGGAFSPSFALRFQPVQMFTTYASYSRGFRAPTLVENSQAAYLAHQNLVDPNDPSGVPTKHFTTEQINGNPDLQPEHTKNYNIGFQLSPDTSTDIGASFYKIHIDGVIGTNDPNALLQQNDPSVVIRNPDGTIRYVAQQFVNLGSLDTDGFDMNFRKSVGTKYGTFTLSGDWAYVWHFKLNSPGSPTQDFAGNNLALLQPFGASNPRWKGNTSLSWDYQKFTTTLTWQYTGPYTNAVAAEFGDGGTLSVASYSQFNLMATYRGFKHWTIYGGITNLFDKKPPFDVEWQAVPDITGYDQSLYTDLGRFFQVGATYRF, encoded by the coding sequence GTGAAACAGAAGAGACTGGTCTCGGCGATCAGGACAATCATAGGAGCCGAGCTGGTGCTGACGGCGGCATTCATCCCGCTCGCGCATGCACAGAGCCAACCCGATAGCGCAGCCGCGCCGACTGCGGCCAGCGCACCGGCCGTCAGCAAACTCGACAAGGTCGAAATCACAGGGTCGTTGATCCGCACGTCGGACAAGGTCGGCAACGTCGAAGTCCAGACCATCACGCCGAAGGAAATTCAGGCGAGCGGCTATACCACCGTGGCCGACTTCCTGCGCGGCACGTCGGCGAACTCCGCCAGCAGCTGGTCGCAAAGCACGATGAACGGCACGGCGCCAGGCGGTGCGGGTATCGCGCTGCGCGGGCTCAGCGAGAAGTACACGCTGGTGCTGGTCGATGGGCAGCGCGTCGCCAATTACGCGCAGGCCGTGAACTTCACCGACACCTTCTTCGATGTGAATTCGATCCCGTTGAACATGGTCGATCACATCGAAATCGTCAAAACGGGGGCCGTTTCCGAGTACGGTTCCGACGCGATCGCGGGCGTGGTGAACATCATCACGAAGAAGAACTTCCAGGGCCTGCAGGTCGACGGGCAACTCGGCAAGGCGCAGCATCCCGGCGATGGCCAGGGCAGCTTCAGCGTGCTGGCCGGCTTCGGCGATCTCAACGCGGACCGTTTCAATGTCACGGCGGCGGCGAGCTATTACCGCGACAGCGGCTCGACACTGGCCGACCGCGACATGACGAAGAACCAGGACTTCACGCAATACCCGGGCGGTCTCAAGGCGCCGCTCGGGCCGAACCAGCAGTCGTACTGGGGCCTGCCCGACGGCTCCACGCAGGCGCTCAGCCCGTGCCCGCCCGGCAGCAGCGCGGCCAACACGGCAGGCGCATCGTGCACGTACAACACGGCCGCCGCGACGTCGCTGATCCCTTCGACGACGCGCCTGAACGCCAATGTGCGCGGCACGTTCAAGATCAACGACGAGACGCAGGCCTTCGCCGACTTCTGGGCGAGCCGCAACGAAACCGTGCAGCTGATGGGCCCGGCTTCGATCTCGTCGACCACCAACGTATTCAACCCCACGACGGGCTCGGTCGCGCCGCTGCCGCGCACTGTCGCCGGCTCGAATCCGTTTAACCCGTTCGGCGTGGATACGCCGATCAACCTCACCTTCCCCAACAACGTCGCGTCGGCGGATACGGTGTCGACATTCTGGAAGGCGTCGACGGGTGTCAAAGGCTCGTTCACGACGCAGAAGCTCGGCGACTGGGACTGGTCGGCAGAATACGGTCACTCGCAAAGTACCGTCGATACGCACTACTCGAACTCGCTCAACGTGGCGGGTGTCGAGAACATTCTCGGCAACGGCGTCTATAACTTCGCGAATCCCGCCTCCACGCCCAATGGCCTGAACGGCGTGTTCATGGACGACTATCAGCAGGCCATCTCGAAGCTCGATAGCGTGACGGCGAAGACATCGACGGGCAATCTGTTCACGCTGCCGACGGGCAACGTCGGCTTCGGCATCGGCTCGGAGTTCCGCCACGAAAGCTCGACGATCAATCCGCGCACCTTTGCGTCGGAAGGCATTGCGGCGCCCGCCAACGTGCAGAGCGTAGACGGCTCGCGCAACGTCGCAGCCGTGTTCTACCAGATCGAGATTCCGATTATCCGCAACCTCACGTTCACGCAGGCGGGCCGCTACGACCACTACAGCGACTTCGGCGGCGCGTTCTCGCCGAGCTTCGCGTTGCGCTTCCAGCCGGTGCAGATGTTCACGACCTACGCGTCGTACAGCCGGGGCTTCCGCGCGCCGACGCTGGTGGAGAACTCGCAGGCCGCGTATCTCGCGCACCAGAACCTCGTCGACCCGAACGATCCGAGCGGCGTGCCGACCAAACACTTCACGACCGAGCAGATCAACGGCAACCCCGACCTGCAGCCGGAGCATACGAAGAACTACAACATCGGCTTCCAGCTGTCCCCGGATACGTCGACCGATATCGGCGCGTCGTTCTACAAGATTCACATCGACGGCGTGATCGGCACGAACGACCCGAACGCGCTGCTTCAGCAGAACGATCCGTCCGTCGTCATCCGCAATCCGGACGGCACGATCCGCTATGTCGCGCAGCAGTTCGTGAATCTCGGCTCGCTCGATACCGACGGCTTCGACATGAACTTCCGCAAGTCGGTCGGCACGAAGTACGGCACGTTCACGCTATCGGGCGACTGGGCCTATGTGTGGCACTTCAAGCTGAACAGCCCGGGCAGCCCGACGCAAGACTTCGCGGGCAACAACCTCGCGCTGCTGCAGCCGTTCGGCGCGAGCAACCCGCGCTGGAAGGGCAATACGAGCCTGAGCTGGGACTACCAGAAGTTCACGACCACGCTGACGTGGCAGTACACGGGGCCGTACACGAATGCCGTCGCGGCAGAATTCGGCGATGGCGGCACGCTGTCGGTCGCGTCGTATAGCCAGTTCAACCTGATGGCCACGTATCGCGGCTTCAAGCACTGGACGATTTATGGCGGCATCACGAACCTGTTCGACAAGAAGCCGCCGTTCGACGTCGAATGGCAGGCCGTGCCCGACATCACGGGTTACGACCAGTCGCTGTACACCGATCTCGGCCGCTTCTTCCAGGTCGGCGCGACGTACCGGTTCTGA
- a CDS encoding MotA/TolQ/ExbB proton channel family protein, translating into MLNTLITYSIQSMGLIPLLAFIFLLGIAIIIERFVFFSRAVQAGKTLEHDLKLVDPARPDDAAKVAEHYRATVQGELVKTAMKAKGKTEAVVEREIEETIMFQLPRLDRNLWILDTAVTLGPLLGLLGTIIGMVESFNVLGTSGTANPNGVTGGIGHALTATACGLTIAIICVIFLNYFNKRIRMTVNQFDLIKSLLVSRFAA; encoded by the coding sequence GTGCTGAATACGCTCATTACCTACTCGATCCAGTCGATGGGTCTGATTCCCCTTCTTGCCTTCATCTTCCTGCTCGGCATCGCGATCATCATCGAGCGCTTTGTGTTCTTCTCGCGCGCCGTGCAGGCGGGCAAGACACTCGAACACGACCTGAAGCTCGTCGATCCCGCCAGGCCGGACGATGCCGCCAAGGTCGCCGAGCACTATCGCGCGACGGTGCAGGGCGAACTCGTGAAAACGGCCATGAAGGCGAAGGGCAAGACGGAAGCCGTCGTGGAGCGCGAGATCGAAGAGACGATCATGTTTCAGCTGCCGCGCCTCGACCGCAATCTGTGGATTCTCGATACGGCTGTGACGCTCGGCCCGCTGCTCGGTCTGCTGGGCACGATCATCGGCATGGTGGAGTCGTTCAACGTGCTCGGCACGAGCGGCACGGCCAATCCGAACGGCGTGACGGGCGGCATCGGCCACGCGCTGACGGCGACGGCCTGCGGCCTGACCATCGCGATCATCTGCGTGATCTTCCTGAACTATTTCAACAAGCGCATCCGCATGACGGTCAATCAGTTCGACCTCATCAAGTCGCTGCTCGTTTCGCGTTTCGCGGCCTGA
- a CDS encoding extracellular solute-binding protein yields MMRRTLILRFRATAGHACVLALMAGIALHAMPAQARPSIAQYDEPKYPPEFTHFDYANPDAPANGTLNFQNYNEAQSYDSLNPFLVRGSPAPDIQHLMFDTLMQRSWDELASEYPLIADDVEVAPDGLSATFHIDPRARFSNGDVVTAADVKYSFDTLSSAAVSPLFNSQFALIKRATVVDASHVRFDFRHADRAAPLIAGDIPVFSPKWSAQPDGKRIAFDQLTNVPPIASGPYLIEQRKNDKQIVYRRNPAYWAADLPSRRGMYRFERIAFKLYLDHYTQLESFKAGDTDVQVEYSSTQWARKYIGKNFNNGLLTRQLFSNHGAQMQGLMFNTRKPMFRDARVRKALSYAFDYDWMNRMMFYGQYRRLNSYFQDSPFAASGLPSEKELALLEPYRAQLPASVFAAMPKQPDTLPPHTLRDNLRQARDLLAEAGWRVHDGQLRDASGTPMSIEIIDDQPGMDRVILPFMRNLQTLGIDARLREIDSALYQKRLDNFEFDMTTFIYPTVTIPGVELEHRFGTASASQSGSENYPGVRSAAVDALIRAVLRAKSLEELQTATHALDRVLIAECYQIPEYYSPASRIAYRTSLGFPDLVPYTYQAEDWVISYWYRKPAAASVASANVQ; encoded by the coding sequence ATGATGAGACGCACCCTGATCCTTCGTTTTCGCGCGACGGCCGGCCACGCATGCGTGCTCGCGTTGATGGCCGGCATCGCGTTGCATGCAATGCCCGCACAAGCGAGGCCATCGATCGCGCAATACGACGAGCCGAAATACCCGCCGGAGTTCACGCATTTCGACTATGCGAATCCGGATGCGCCAGCGAACGGCACGCTTAATTTTCAGAACTACAACGAAGCGCAAAGTTACGATTCGCTCAATCCGTTTCTCGTGCGTGGATCTCCCGCACCCGACATCCAGCACTTGATGTTCGATACGCTGATGCAGCGTAGCTGGGATGAGCTCGCATCCGAATACCCGTTGATTGCCGACGACGTGGAAGTCGCGCCCGATGGATTGTCGGCGACATTCCATATCGATCCGCGCGCGCGCTTTTCGAATGGCGACGTTGTAACCGCAGCGGATGTCAAATACTCGTTCGACACGTTGAGCAGTGCTGCCGTGTCGCCGCTGTTCAATTCGCAGTTTGCGCTAATCAAGCGCGCGACTGTAGTGGACGCGTCGCACGTTCGTTTCGACTTTCGGCATGCGGATCGCGCTGCGCCGCTGATCGCGGGAGACATTCCCGTCTTTTCGCCGAAATGGAGCGCGCAGCCCGACGGCAAGCGCATTGCGTTCGATCAGTTGACCAACGTGCCGCCTATTGCGAGCGGCCCGTATCTGATCGAGCAACGCAAGAACGACAAGCAGATCGTCTACCGGCGCAATCCCGCGTATTGGGCCGCCGATCTCCCATCGCGACGCGGCATGTACCGTTTCGAGCGCATTGCATTCAAGCTCTATCTCGATCATTACACACAACTCGAATCCTTCAAGGCAGGCGATACCGATGTGCAGGTCGAATACAGTTCGACGCAATGGGCGCGCAAGTACATCGGCAAGAACTTCAACAATGGTTTGCTGACGCGTCAGCTATTTTCCAATCACGGCGCGCAGATGCAGGGCCTGATGTTCAACACGCGCAAGCCGATGTTTCGCGATGCACGCGTGCGTAAGGCGCTTTCGTACGCGTTCGATTACGACTGGATGAACCGGATGATGTTCTACGGGCAGTACCGGCGTCTGAATAGCTACTTTCAGGACAGCCCTTTTGCGGCAAGCGGTTTGCCTTCAGAGAAGGAGCTTGCATTACTGGAACCGTACCGCGCGCAGCTGCCCGCGAGCGTGTTTGCCGCGATGCCGAAGCAACCCGACACGCTGCCGCCGCACACGCTGCGCGACAACCTGAGACAGGCTCGCGACCTGCTCGCCGAAGCAGGATGGCGCGTGCACGACGGCCAGTTGCGCGACGCGAGCGGCACGCCGATGAGCATCGAAATTATCGACGACCAGCCGGGCATGGACCGCGTCATCCTGCCGTTCATGCGCAATCTGCAAACGCTCGGCATCGACGCGCGCTTGCGTGAGATCGACAGCGCGCTTTATCAGAAGCGGCTCGACAACTTCGAGTTCGACATGACCACGTTTATCTATCCGACCGTGACGATTCCGGGCGTCGAACTGGAGCATCGCTTTGGCACGGCATCGGCATCGCAAAGCGGATCGGAGAACTATCCCGGCGTGCGCTCGGCAGCGGTCGATGCGCTGATTCGCGCCGTGTTGCGGGCGAAATCGCTGGAGGAACTGCAAACGGCGACGCACGCACTTGACCGTGTGCTGATCGCCGAGTGTTATCAGATCCCCGAATACTATTCGCCCGCTTCGCGCATTGCATACCGCACTTCCCTCGGCTTTCCTGATCTCGTGCCATACACCTATCAGGCGGAAGACTGGGTGATCAGCTACTGGTATCGCAAGCCGGCGGCTGCGAGCGTTGCGTCCGCAAACGTGCAATGA
- a CDS encoding ABC transporter ATP-binding protein, with protein sequence MTKPLLEIDHLTVCFGEQGEKRVVDNLCLSVAAGERVALVGESGSGKSVTALSVLRLVEHAKTSGRIMLDGEDLLQKSEQQMRGIRGADVAMVFQEPMTALNPLFTIGQQIAESLRLHEGLRANAARARGIELLARTGIPEPERRIDSYPHQLSGGQRQRAMIAMALACRPRLLLADEPTTALDVTVRRQIVDLLIDLQEQEAAHHGMAVLLITHDLNLVRHFAQRVAVMEKGVLVESGETKELFDAPRHPYTQKLLASEPQRQVSPVASNAKRVMEVQGLSVDYATSGVFRRRAFRALHGIDLSLRHGETLGIVGESGSGKSTLAATLLGLQHPAAGSVHIDGMPLSTLRTTSSRKSLYAKLQVVFQDPFGSLSPRMAVEQIVGEGLRVHRPGLDAHARRERVAALLQEVGMPWDVMLRYPQEFSGGQRQRIAIARALAVEPEILILDEPTSALDVSIQKQVLSLLANLQKSRRLSYLFITHDLAVIRAMAHRVAVMKSGRIVETGETHDVMEAPTHPYTRKLVAASMMSATPLAV encoded by the coding sequence ATGACAAAGCCACTTCTGGAAATCGATCATTTGACGGTGTGCTTCGGCGAGCAAGGCGAAAAGCGCGTCGTCGACAATCTTTGCCTGAGCGTCGCTGCGGGCGAGCGCGTCGCGCTGGTGGGCGAGTCGGGCTCGGGAAAGAGCGTGACGGCGCTGTCCGTTTTGCGCCTTGTCGAGCATGCGAAAACGAGCGGGCGCATCATGCTCGACGGCGAAGATCTGCTGCAAAAGTCCGAGCAGCAAATGCGCGGCATACGCGGCGCGGACGTCGCGATGGTCTTTCAGGAACCGATGACCGCGTTGAATCCGCTCTTCACCATCGGGCAGCAGATTGCGGAAAGCCTGCGGCTGCATGAAGGCTTGCGCGCCAATGCTGCACGGGCACGGGGCATCGAATTGCTGGCGCGCACGGGCATTCCCGAGCCGGAGCGGCGCATCGACAGCTATCCCCATCAACTGTCGGGCGGTCAACGTCAACGCGCGATGATCGCGATGGCGCTTGCGTGCAGACCGCGTCTGCTGCTGGCCGATGAACCGACCACCGCGCTCGACGTGACCGTGCGACGGCAGATCGTCGATCTGCTGATCGATCTGCAGGAACAGGAGGCCGCGCATCACGGCATGGCTGTTCTGTTGATCACGCACGACCTCAACCTCGTGCGGCACTTCGCGCAGCGCGTAGCGGTGATGGAAAAGGGCGTGCTCGTCGAAAGCGGCGAGACGAAGGAACTGTTCGACGCGCCGCGTCATCCCTATACGCAAAAGCTTCTTGCGAGCGAGCCGCAGCGGCAGGTCTCGCCGGTCGCGTCCAATGCGAAACGTGTGATGGAAGTGCAAGGGTTATCTGTCGACTATGCGACGAGCGGCGTGTTCAGGCGCCGGGCATTTCGCGCGTTGCACGGCATCGATCTGTCGTTGCGGCACGGCGAGACGTTGGGCATAGTCGGCGAATCCGGTTCCGGTAAATCGACGCTTGCGGCAACCCTGCTCGGCTTGCAACATCCCGCAGCGGGAAGCGTTCATATCGACGGCATGCCGTTGTCGACGTTGCGCACCACGTCGTCGCGCAAGTCGCTGTATGCGAAGTTGCAAGTCGTATTTCAGGACCCGTTCGGCTCTTTGTCGCCGCGCATGGCAGTCGAGCAGATCGTGGGCGAAGGCTTGCGCGTGCATCGTCCGGGACTGGATGCGCATGCGCGGCGCGAACGGGTCGCCGCGCTGTTGCAGGAAGTGGGCATGCCGTGGGACGTGATGCTGCGGTATCCGCAGGAGTTTTCGGGCGGGCAGCGGCAGCGAATTGCGATTGCCCGCGCGCTTGCCGTCGAGCCGGAAATCCTGATTCTCGACGAGCCGACCAGCGCGCTCGACGTGTCGATACAAAAGCAGGTGCTGAGCCTGCTCGCGAATCTGCAAAAGAGCCGCAGGCTGAGCTATCTGTTCATCACGCACGATCTGGCCGTGATACGCGCGATGGCGCATCGGGTGGCGGTGATGAAGTCCGGGCGTATCGTCGAAACGGGCGAAACGCACGACGTGATGGAGGCACCGACGCATCCCTACACACGCAAGCTCGTGGCTGCCTCGATGATGTCTGCAACGCCGCTTGCGGTGTAG
- a CDS encoding ABC transporter permease encodes MSLSTPASSSTAPGASSAVAALPVSPSPWRRVWRRFRSQRLGFWSAVIFSTLFALSLLSDLVANDRPLLVRYEGHYYFPIAKEYPETLFGGDFTTRANYLDPFIRSRIQSNGNFAIYAPNHYRYDTIDYFATRPYPAPPNADNWLGTDQYGRDVLSRLLYGFRLSVLMALALTVSGVAFGVLLGAVQGFYGGKVDLIGQRLIEIWSSMPDLYLLIIFASIFEPSLWLLFILLSMFGWLVLSDYVRAEFLRNRSLDYVRAARTMGLSNGQIIWRHVLPNSLTPVITFLPFRMSAAILSLTSLDFLGLGVPPPMPSLGELLQEGKNNLDAWWISVSAFAALVVTLLLLTFMGDALRNAMDTRARGSAFGGGH; translated from the coding sequence ATGTCCTTGTCGACCCCCGCATCCAGTTCAACCGCACCGGGCGCTAGCAGCGCAGTCGCCGCGCTGCCCGTGTCGCCGTCGCCGTGGCGGCGCGTGTGGCGGCGTTTCAGAAGCCAGCGTCTCGGCTTCTGGAGCGCGGTGATCTTTTCGACTCTTTTCGCGCTGAGCTTGCTAAGCGATCTCGTGGCAAACGACAGGCCGCTTCTCGTGCGCTACGAAGGCCACTATTACTTTCCTATTGCTAAAGAGTACCCGGAGACCCTATTCGGCGGCGACTTCACGACCAGAGCGAATTACCTCGATCCATTCATTCGCAGCCGCATTCAGTCGAATGGCAACTTTGCGATCTATGCGCCAAATCATTACCGCTACGACACGATCGATTATTTCGCCACGCGCCCGTACCCTGCGCCGCCCAATGCCGACAACTGGCTGGGAACGGACCAGTATGGGCGCGATGTACTGTCGCGGCTGCTCTACGGTTTCCGCCTGTCGGTGCTGATGGCGTTGGCGCTCACTGTATCGGGCGTCGCATTCGGCGTTCTGCTGGGTGCCGTGCAGGGCTTTTACGGCGGCAAGGTGGATCTGATTGGTCAGCGGCTGATCGAAATATGGAGTTCGATGCCCGATCTTTACTTGCTGATCATCTTTGCCTCGATCTTCGAGCCGAGCTTGTGGCTACTCTTCATTCTGCTGTCGATGTTCGGCTGGCTGGTGCTGTCGGATTACGTGCGGGCCGAGTTCCTGCGCAACCGTTCACTCGATTACGTGAGGGCCGCGCGCACCATGGGCCTGTCGAATGGACAGATCATCTGGCGCCATGTTCTGCCGAACAGTCTCACTCCCGTCATCACGTTTCTTCCATTTCGCATGAGCGCGGCAATTCTCTCGCTGACGAGTCTCGACTTTCTGGGGCTTGGCGTTCCGCCGCCCATGCCGAGTCTCGGCGAGTTGCTGCAGGAAGGAAAGAACAATCTCGACGCGTGGTGGATTTCGGTGTCGGCGTTCGCGGCGCTCGTCGTGACTCTGCTGTTGCTGACTTTCATGGGCGACGCATTGCGCAATGCAATGGACACGCGTGCGCGTGGCTCCGCATTCGGTGGAGGGCACTAA
- a CDS encoding ExbD/TolR family protein, whose translation MRNHRSHYLGGEEKARIEIIPMIDIMMFLLVFFMLATLKMIQGAGIKLDLPQSSTAEQLQQTVKVSIGVTKNDELYLDAKQVTPTELTARLEGLVHDAKKVDVAIAGDEGTSYKNIVKVMDLVRAAGISSVALATNPTT comes from the coding sequence ATGCGAAACCATCGCAGCCACTATCTGGGCGGTGAAGAAAAGGCGCGCATCGAGATCATTCCGATGATCGACATCATGATGTTCCTGCTGGTCTTCTTCATGCTCGCGACGCTGAAGATGATCCAGGGCGCGGGCATCAAGCTCGACCTGCCGCAATCGAGCACGGCCGAACAGTTGCAGCAGACGGTGAAAGTGTCGATCGGCGTGACGAAGAACGACGAGCTGTATCTCGACGCCAAACAGGTCACGCCCACCGAACTGACGGCACGTCTGGAAGGGCTCGTGCACGATGCGAAGAAGGTGGACGTCGCGATCGCGGGCGACGAGGGAACGAGCTACAAGAACATCGTGAAGGTGATGGACCTGGTGCGCGCGGCGGGCATCAGTTCGGTTGCGCTGGCCACGAATCCGACGACATGA
- a CDS encoding microcin C ABC transporter permease YejB, translating into MLMYILKRLALMVPTLIGVVTLTFVVTQFVPGGPVEQIMTQLRHGARPGGEGGAGGGGYHGSQGVDPQQMEQIKKQFGFDKPPLTRYFAMLEDYATFDLGQSYYHHQSVWGVIRSKLPVSITLGLWTVILTYLVSVPLGIAKAVRNGSRFDTVTSVAVLAGYAIPGFVFGVLLLMLFGGGTLWQVFPMRGLTSDDFDDLSAIGKVLDYLWHIVLPVTAAVVGNFAVVTILTKNTFLEEIGRQYVLTAKAKGVPQRDVLFRHVLRNAAIPLLTGLPAAFVGAFLNGNLLIETLFSLDGMGQLSYDSVIRRDYPVVLGSLFLFTLIGLLTKLIADVCYVLVDPRIQFNRTGR; encoded by the coding sequence GTGCTGATGTATATCCTGAAACGGCTGGCCCTGATGGTGCCGACCCTCATCGGCGTGGTCACGCTGACCTTCGTCGTCACGCAGTTCGTGCCTGGCGGCCCTGTCGAACAGATCATGACGCAATTGCGCCACGGCGCGCGCCCGGGCGGCGAGGGCGGCGCGGGGGGCGGCGGCTATCATGGCAGTCAGGGCGTGGACCCTCAGCAGATGGAGCAGATCAAGAAGCAGTTCGGCTTCGACAAGCCGCCGCTCACGCGTTACTTCGCGATGCTCGAAGACTACGCGACCTTCGATCTCGGCCAGTCCTACTATCACCATCAGAGCGTGTGGGGCGTCATCCGTTCGAAACTGCCCGTGTCGATCACGCTCGGATTATGGACGGTGATATTGACTTACCTCGTGTCGGTGCCGCTCGGCATCGCGAAGGCGGTCCGCAACGGGTCGCGCTTCGATACCGTCACGAGTGTCGCCGTGCTGGCGGGCTATGCAATTCCAGGCTTCGTGTTCGGCGTGCTGCTGTTGATGCTGTTCGGCGGCGGCACGTTGTGGCAGGTGTTCCCGATGCGCGGCCTGACCTCGGACGACTTCGACGATCTCAGTGCGATCGGCAAGGTGCTCGACTATCTGTGGCACATCGTCTTGCCGGTGACGGCCGCCGTAGTCGGCAACTTCGCGGTTGTCACGATCCTGACGAAGAACACGTTTCTGGAGGAGATCGGCCGTCAATACGTGCTGACCGCAAAAGCCAAGGGTGTGCCGCAACGCGACGTCCTGTTCAGACATGTGTTGCGCAATGCCGCGATCCCGCTTTTGACTGGCTTGCCCGCGGCATTCGTCGGCGCGTTTCTGAACGGCAATCTGCTGATCGAGACTTTGTTTTCGCTCGACGGCATGGGCCAGCTCTCTTACGACTCCGTGATCCGCCGCGACTATCCCGTCGTGCTCGGCTCGCTATTCCTGTTCACCCTGATTGGTCTTTTGACCAAGCTCATCGCTGACGTGTGCTATGTCCTTGTCGACCCCCGCATCCAGTTCAACCGCACCGGGCGCTAG